The genomic stretch agctgttaagagtcccacaacggacaatatatggcctgaacatgtccttataagtggggggcaATCCCCACCTtataagccggttttgtagggttgtgtTAGGctcaaccacacttcttaacatggtatcaagagcctcgtttaagatccgtggaccaccttctatggtttccacTATCGGggcacccaccatttatttccacgctccagttgtctagtcctgagcgtgagggggtgtgttaagagtcccacatcggacaatatatggcctgaacatgtccttataagtggggggcaatcctcaccttacaagccggttttgtagggttgtgttaggcccaaccacacttcttaacataaGCTTTGCAAATAACGCATTCTCCTAGCCTAAAAAACACGCAAAACTGCCAAGATACTCACCAGAATGATTTCTAAAGATACCCCCACAAGTTGCCTTAACGGGATGCCACCACAAGCGCCATCAATGTTAATCTTCAGCCACCCCCTAATAGGAGGGCACCACAAGACCTCAATGCAAATATGTGACTTATTAATGTTGATTGAAAACTCTTTAGAATCATAACATCTTTGATTGACAAATTAGATGTTCCAGATAAGGAGTTGGCATCGAATCTTGTTATTCCCACAAAAGGTACAAGAGATATATTCAAGATCATCCCGTCGGTAGAAAGACATTTATTTATTCATgagttatattttaaataaacaatTTCTTGTATCATTTTTTTTGGATTAGCCAATCAGTTACGATACACACAGGGAATCGACTAATATGATTTTGTGGTAGACAATAGAGTGGTCAAGTCTTGTTTTCACCAAGAATCGAACTCGGGTAGCACCCAAACGATTCGTCATAGTGGAAGCtcaaattttgtttgttttttttggaCAATAAGAATCCTCTTTTTACTTGAAAGTTAATTAGAAATAAATCATATAGTTTTTGTGGTTGCATAAAGATTAAAGACAATGTTATGTTGGGTTATGTGAGTGGGTTACCATTACCAATGTAACCATTGCACTCTGTCTCTTTTTGTGTTTCTTAACGAAGTCTTTGAATTTGCAGATAAAGGAAACCCCTCCATACTGAACCAACCTTACCTCTCCTGCCTGCACTTTATTCCCCTTCAAATTCCCTGCTTTACCTCTGTACGACTCATTACTCACAACAAGGTTCGTTTTctccccccctctctctctctctctcccccctctctctctctcatgttTTCTTCTGCATTGTCTTCCTTAAAGTCTCAAACATTGTTGGCCATTtaagatattttcttattttGTTGAAGCAGGAATGATATTTTGATAGATTAACTTGTCTCAACAATGAGAGATGAGAATTTGAAGAAAagcaaggtttttttttttgtttgttgaaAAATGCTTATTCTATTTCACTTtcatttatctattttttttgtattaagTGATTATTGGAATtgcttatagttttttttttgttggtgaAGCTTTCTTGGCCAAAAACATTGGTAAAAAAATGGTTCAATATCAAGAGCAAATCGGAGGACTTTCAAGCAGATGATATCATTTCTCAAGgtgattgattaattaatcacttttttttttaatctcatgattttaatataatttggGGTTATTGGATTTGAAATCTTGGTTGAAAAAATATGAACTTTTTGTTTATTTCAATTAAGGGTATTCTATTTGTAACACAAGATCTAGCCTTTGTTGTTTTCTTCTTATATGActtcatttcaattttcaacccTTTTTGTGCTAATACTAATTTTGTTCATTTTGTTGTGTTTGATTGAATAGGACAGTAAATTAACCATGGAAAGATGCAAATTTCACCACTTTTATTAACTTTATATGGTTTTTCCTTTTTAAGTTGTTGATGAAGAGTATAGAAGCAACTACTCAGAAATGGAGGCATGTTCTATCAAGAAAAGCAAAACAGGTTCAGCATCACTGTCACTATCACTATCACTACCTTCATATTTCTCAAACTCCTACTAATTTTGTATGTTTAATCACCATTTCAATACATAGAGAGATCAAGTAGAAGGTACATAGATAGAATGCAAAGAGGTAAGAATTACCTTGATGAAGCTCAGGTTACCGATGTATGTAATTATAGGTATGTTTTGATTACTTAAATAACTCCGTTTGTTGCGATTATAATGAAGTTTAAGAATTTTATTTCTATTGATTTAACTTTTTCCCTCTTTCGAATCCAGAATCTTTGTTGCTACTTGGAATGTGGCAGGGAAGTCGCCTCCGAGTTATTTAAGTCTCGAAGATTGGCTTCACATTTCTCCGCCTGCTGATATCTACGTTCTTGGGTAATTTAGGGATTATATAATGTTTTTTATCATCATAATGTATAATTTGGAAAAGGTTTGGAATGCGTTATATTTTTGTGTTTACTGGGACACAGGTTTCAAGAAATTGTGCCTCTTAATGCCGGTAATGTTTTGGGAACAGAAGACAATGGTCCTGCGAAAAAATGGCTGGCTCTTATAAGGAAGACACTGAACAACCTTCCGGGAACAAGTGGTGGATACCATACTCCATCTCCTATTCCCGCTCCTATTGTGGAGCAAGATGCTGATTTTGAAGGATCGATGAGACAAAAGGCAACCTCGTTCTTCCATCGGAGATCCTTCCAAGCCATGAGTCGTAGTATGAGAATGGATAACGACATGCCGCTCCCACAATCTTGCCTTGATCGACGTCTCAGTGTCTGTGATAGGATGATATCCGGTCACAGAACAAGTGACTATGACACCAATTGTCGATGGGGATCGTCAGATGACGAAAACGGAGGCGGCGACTCACCGATTACAACAGATTTTTCGCCAATGTCAAATGGAGGTTGTTTACCTATGGAGGAGAGTGACAGACCGATAGGAAACTCAAGATACTGTTTGGTTGCTAGTAAGCAAATGGTAGGTGTATTTCTAACCGTTTGGGTGAAAAGTGATATCAGAGATGATGTTCGTAACATGAAAGTGTCGTGCGTTGGAAGAGGATTGATGGGATATCTTGGAAACAAggtacatttgtgaatttatttttaatactagAGTTTTTATTATGTACTAGGGAAAGAGACAATCTCATTTTCTTGGATTTTTCCAGGGTTCAATTTCAATTAGTATGTCATTGCGCGAAACAAGTTTTTGCTTCGTCTGTAGCCATCTGACTTCCGGTCAAAGGGATGGTGACGAGCTAAGAAGAAATTCAGATGTAATGGAGATTCTCCGAAAGACAAGGTTTCCACAGGTCCATGACAcgaatgatgtgaattctcctcaGACAATTCTTGAACATGAGTATGTCCCTCATCCATCTCTACTCATAATTTATTAGCAACTAAGTCGTAATTTTGCATTGGTTCATTTGGTGTAGCCGAATAATTTGGCTGGGGGATTTAAATTATCGGATAGCTCTTTCGTACCGAGGAGCAAAAGCTCTTGTTGAGATGCATGATTGGAAgactttgttgaagaatgaccAGGCATGTTAGTTTATCACCCCAAATAACTACGATGCTTCTTTCCTATATCGGTTACTTTTAAGATTTTACCTGACAATGTGATAGCTTTTTCCTTCAGCTGTGTATAGAGAAGCGGCAAGGTCGAGTCTTTACAGGATGGAGTGAAGGGAAAATATATTTTCCTCCCACATATAAGTATTCAAACAATTCCGACAGTTATGCAGGTGATGACAGACGCTCGAAACAAAAGAGAAGAACTCCAGCATGGTACTATTCTTTCTCGATGAAGTGAAAAATGTCGTTATTTTGAAACAAGTTATTTATATAgatctaataaaataaaataatctattcgtGAAGGTGTGATCGTATCTTGTGGTATGGAAGTGGCTTACAACAATTATCTTACGTTCGTGGCGAGTCGAGATTCTCTGATCATAGGCCAGTTTGTAGCATATTCTTGGCAAAAGTTGAGTCTATTAACAGTAACCAAGTAAAGAAAGGCTCTATTTGTTCGAATTCCAGAATTGAAGTAGAAGAGTTATTGCCGCATTCACGTTCACACGGTTATGGCTACACTGATTTCCATTTCTATTGATGTATAATACACATGTAAATTTAATTCTCTTTCTCTGAGTTCAACTCGACTAAATGACGGAACTTCAACTGAAACATCAAATGTTTTGTTACACAAGGTAATCCACCTCAGTATCAGTAAAAAAACCATCGATAGTTTCTCTTTTGATTTGCATCTGGCTTATAAAAAATTCAAACTCTTGCAGATAGGCAATGCTACGAGGAATGGTAGCTGCAACGGTGACCAAGACATTTCTGATATCCTCAAAGACCCTACGAAGGTTTTCCGTTTGTCCACTTTCCTTTTCTTAGCTTCTCTATAATTTTTGTTTGCCGAAGTGCTAAAACTTGTCCATGGTTCGATGTTGCAGCTGCAGAGTTTATCGATTGTCAACACCTATTGAGAAAGAATATCTGCAGCTCACAATCTGATTAAAGGGCGGGAGAAGGCTATGTGATTCGATTCAAAGAAAATTGCATCAGAATTCTTTATAATGAGATAATGTAATTAAACTTGACTCATACTAAAACTTAGTAAAGAATGACAATCACCAGTTTTACTTTATCATTATGAGAGAATTACGTTTCTCGCTTATTGATTTTTGCAGGGATTTGGTGGCAACTTTCGAGTACGCGACCAAGAGTCTCTTTGGTTCAAAAGGAGGGAAGGAAAGGGAGAGAAATAACTGTTttttgtttggttcacaaggggtGAAAAATTGAGATGATGTACAAAATGTAAAGCAAGTTCTTTTTTCATATTAAGCAAAGATCACGCTTATGCGAAAAGCTAATAAAATTCACTCAAGATCAaacatttttgaattgtgacCTATCCATATAAGTTTGTAACCATTATTAAAGTGTATCAGTATATATAATCAGAGCTCAAAAGGCAGAAAACATGAACACAAAGCAACCAGCTGCACGCATAACATCGGTATATGAACATGAACGCTGCTGCACATTAACAATTTAATGGAAGCCAAAAACCAATACTACTGCTATGCCTATGAATAATGCAGAAGGTGAATAATAAGATGGAGAAGACGCTGATTGAGGAAGAGGAGTCAAAACTGGTATAATTCTTGAAGTTTTAGACGGCGCTTCTGCTTCTATCGGTGCTGATGATGGTGCCAGTTCTCCTGCCTCTGCCAACTGCAGATTCTCATATACGTGTTTGTCATCTACATCCAAAGTTTTTGAATCTGTTCCAAAGTCACATTAGATTAAATTTTAATCTAAAAAAGAGTATTAATCTTGGAATTGagccaaatattttataaaaaccttAAGCATGTAATTCAAAGTTTAGTACTACCTTGAGGGCTTAAGGGAGTGGGAGCACTTGGAGCTGAAATTGGAGAATTCACACCTTTGCACTGAACAGAACCTCCATTAATAATGTTACATGCTTGTGTAAGAGACATAGCAAGAACTTGATAAAAAGGAGAATTGGAAGACATGACAAGACAAGCACAATCCATATTAGTACTAATCAAAGATCTTAATGATTCACAACAAGTACTTGATGGTACTAAACCATTATTAGTACTTCCTGTAATTATGTTAGCACAAGGAGTGAAAGTGCTGCTAATCATAGAGGATGTGCATGAAGATGAACTAATCTGTCCATTGATTAAATTTAATGAAGAGATTATAATTAGAAAGATTAATGATATCAATGCCATTTGAAAACAATTCAATGGTTTATGTTTTGGTTGAATTGAGGTAAGGATTATGATTGATATATAGTGTAATGGTTGGATCATATTTTGGAAGAGAAGTGGTAGATTTGAATATATGAGGAAGGAGTTCAACTACTTTGGTTTTTTCAGTGGAAGAGTTTTCATGTTAATTTCTTGAGTTATAGTTAGGTATAGTTGGCTAGAATAGAGTTTGTCACATTTGTTAGAGATAAACTTCATAATATGTTTCATGATGCTCATAGAAAAATGAAATGCCAAATAAGAATTGAAATTAAATATGAAGATAAGGGCAAGATGATTTTGTATTAAGGTTGAAATATGATTTTGATCACTACAATTATAACATTATTTGATTTTACTTAGGGTGGCTATCTGGCATGCCTGCCCGCGAAAAATGGGGGCGGAGCAGACATAtttgagagtgcgggtctaaaaccttacCCCGCCcacaaaaagtgagggcggggcggggaaagcctGCGAACATTaggctttttaggcctaaaaatagtaaaattgtatgaaaaaactcacgcccgcaaaagcccgcaaaaaaacagAGCGGGACGGGACGGACACATTAAAGAgggcgggcctaaaaccttgtcccGCCCTACAAAAAAATCCAGGCAAAACAAACTTTCTCTGCGGACCGAATCCGTTTTGCCTCCCCTAATTTTACTAacggcatatatatatatatatatatatatatatatatatatatatatatatatatatatatatatatatatatatatatatatatatatatatatatatatatatatatgagaagggatcatttgacaccggtgtcaaagtattaattttgacaccaaatcctacccctttattcttaacaattcaaaggttagGATATATTTCCTTAAAAAACTCATGTGTTAGTTATAAGTGAATGTATCctaacctttgaattgttaagaataaaggggtaggatttggtgtcaaaattaatactttgacaccggtgtcaaatgatcccttctctatatatatatatatatatatatatatatatatatatatatatatatatatatatatatatatatatatatatatatatatatatatatatatatatatatattggtttaTACAAgtctttataaatttaaaattagttatttataattttaacagCTTATGTATTTTGTTTTGGGTTGGCTAATAGTCTATGGAGTTTGACTCCATATATAGGCCCAATTCAATAAGGGTGTgtcaatcaataataataataat from Vicia villosa cultivar HV-30 ecotype Madison, WI unplaced genomic scaffold, Vvil1.0 ctg.000010F_1_1, whole genome shotgun sequence encodes the following:
- the LOC131621709 gene encoding type I inositol polyphosphate 5-phosphatase 4-like isoform X1, encoding MRDENLKKSKLSWPKTLVKKWFNIKSKSEDFQADDIISQVVDEEYRSNYSEMEACSIKKSKTERSSRRYIDRMQRGKNYLDEAQVTDVCNYRIFVATWNVAGKSPPSYLSLEDWLHISPPADIYVLGFQEIVPLNAGNVLGTEDNGPAKKWLALIRKTLNNLPGTSGGYHTPSPIPAPIVEQDADFEGSMRQKATSFFHRRSFQAMSRSMRMDNDMPLPQSCLDRRLSVCDRMISGHRTSDYDTNCRWGSSDDENGGGDSPITTDFSPMSNGGCLPMEESDRPIGNSRYCLVASKQMVGVFLTVWVKSDIRDDVRNMKVSCVGRGLMGYLGNKGSISISMSLRETSFCFVCSHLTSGQRDGDELRRNSDVMEILRKTRFPQVHDTNDVNSPQTILEHDRIIWLGDLNYRIALSYRGAKALVEMHDWKTLLKNDQLCIEKRQGRVFTGWSEGKIYFPPTYKYSNNSDSYAGDDRRSKQKRRTPAWCDRILWYGSGLQQLSYVRGESRFSDHRPVCSIFLAKVESINSNQVKKGSICSNSRIEVEELLPHSRSHGYGYTDFHFY
- the LOC131621654 gene encoding non-specific lipid transfer protein GPI-anchored 16-like is translated as MIQPLHYISIIILTSIQPKHKPLNCFQMALISLIFLIIISSLNLINGQISSSSCTSSMISSTFTPCANIITGSTNNGLVPSSTCCESLRSLISTNMDCACLVMSSNSPFYQVLAMSLTQACNIINGGSVQCKGVNSPISAPSAPTPLSPQDSKTLDVDDKHVYENLQLAEAGELAPSSAPIEAEAPSKTSRIIPVLTPLPQSASSPSYYSPSALFIGIAVVLVFGFH
- the LOC131621709 gene encoding type IV inositol polyphosphate 5-phosphatase 7-like isoform X3 — its product is MRDENLKKSKLSWPKTLVKKWFNIKSKSEDFQADDIISQVVDEEYRSNYSEMEACSIKKSKTERSSRRYIDRMQRGKNYLDEAQVTDVCNYRIFVATWNVAGKSPPSYLSLEDWLHISPPADIYVLGFQEIVPLNAGNVLGTEDNGPAKKWLALIRKTLNNLPGTSGGYHTPSPIPAPIVEQDADFEGSMRQKATSFFHRRSFQAMSRSMRMDNDMPLPQSCLDRRLSVCDRMISGHRTSDYDTNCRWGSSDDENGGGDSPITTDFSPMSNGGCLPMEESDRPIGNSRYCLVASKQMVGVFLTVWVKSDIRDDVRNMKVSCVGRGLMGYLGNKGSISISMSLRETSFCFVCSHLTSGQRDGDELRRNSDVMEILRKTRFPQVHDTNDVNSPQTILEHDRIIWLGDLNYRIALSYRGAKALVEMHDWKTLLKNDQASVYREAARSSLYRME
- the LOC131621709 gene encoding type IV inositol polyphosphate 5-phosphatase 7-like isoform X2; this encodes MEACSIKKSKTERSSRRYIDRMQRGKNYLDEAQVTDVCNYRIFVATWNVAGKSPPSYLSLEDWLHISPPADIYVLGFQEIVPLNAGNVLGTEDNGPAKKWLALIRKTLNNLPGTSGGYHTPSPIPAPIVEQDADFEGSMRQKATSFFHRRSFQAMSRSMRMDNDMPLPQSCLDRRLSVCDRMISGHRTSDYDTNCRWGSSDDENGGGDSPITTDFSPMSNGGCLPMEESDRPIGNSRYCLVASKQMVGVFLTVWVKSDIRDDVRNMKVSCVGRGLMGYLGNKGSISISMSLRETSFCFVCSHLTSGQRDGDELRRNSDVMEILRKTRFPQVHDTNDVNSPQTILEHDRIIWLGDLNYRIALSYRGAKALVEMHDWKTLLKNDQLCIEKRQGRVFTGWSEGKIYFPPTYKYSNNSDSYAGDDRRSKQKRRTPAWCDRILWYGSGLQQLSYVRGESRFSDHRPVCSIFLAKVESINSNQVKKGSICSNSRIEVEELLPHSRSHGYGYTDFHFY